A single region of the Candidatus Zymogenus saltonus genome encodes:
- a CDS encoding C69 family dipeptidase, giving the protein MCDTFVATGAATFDGSVIFAKNSDREPNEAQAVEYYPAKVYKKGEDLKLTYITIPQAVETRGVLLSRPFWIWGAEMGANDAGVVIGNESVFTKLPMRKEKMLLGMDLLRLGLERADTAEGALDVMAELLGRYGQGGPAGYEDKKLLYHNSFIIADPKEAWVFETADYEWAAVKVKGVRSISNRITIGNEFDRSSPGLVETAVKKGWCKSGEDFDFDRCYSDWFFSTFSMARQRCERTQEMIDGGAGKIAPPTMMSYLRDHNIDDEKYRTQKRFFMDEICMHAANGLPRASQTTGSLVSHLTGKINTHWITGTAAPCTSVFKPFYFEAGKLPDVGPEPTGRFDKSTLWWRHERLHREVIKDYPKRMKAYRDERDRLEAEFLKESEELLKGASKGKGEEFSKKLYAFSENCFKRAGEAEDKWIETVRSMPIEKKANFVYSSYWKKQSKKAGIQA; this is encoded by the coding sequence ATGTGCGATACATTCGTAGCCACGGGAGCGGCCACCTTCGACGGCTCCGTCATCTTCGCCAAGAACAGCGACAGGGAGCCGAACGAGGCTCAGGCAGTCGAGTATTACCCCGCCAAGGTCTACAAGAAGGGTGAGGACTTAAAGCTTACCTATATTACGATACCTCAGGCGGTGGAGACCCGGGGCGTCCTTCTCTCCCGCCCCTTTTGGATATGGGGAGCCGAGATGGGGGCAAACGACGCGGGGGTGGTCATCGGAAACGAATCGGTCTTCACCAAGCTCCCGATGAGAAAGGAGAAGATGCTTTTGGGGATGGACCTTTTGAGGCTCGGCCTGGAGCGGGCCGACACGGCCGAGGGCGCCCTCGATGTAATGGCGGAGCTCCTCGGGAGGTACGGCCAGGGGGGGCCCGCCGGGTACGAGGACAAAAAGCTCCTCTATCACAACTCCTTTATCATAGCGGACCCGAAGGAGGCGTGGGTGTTTGAGACGGCGGACTACGAGTGGGCGGCGGTAAAGGTTAAAGGCGTCCGCTCTATATCGAACCGGATAACCATAGGAAATGAGTTCGACAGGTCGTCTCCCGGCCTCGTCGAGACCGCCGTGAAAAAGGGGTGGTGCAAGTCGGGGGAGGATTTTGACTTCGACAGGTGTTATTCCGACTGGTTCTTCTCGACCTTTTCGATGGCAAGGCAGAGATGCGAGAGAACCCAGGAGATGATCGACGGCGGGGCCGGCAAGATCGCCCCCCCCACTATGATGAGTTATCTTCGCGACCACAACATCGACGATGAAAAATACAGGACGCAGAAGCGCTTTTTCATGGACGAGATATGTATGCACGCCGCAAACGGCCTCCCGAGGGCAAGCCAGACCACCGGGTCCCTGGTGTCCCACCTTACGGGCAAGATAAACACCCACTGGATAACGGGAACCGCCGCCCCCTGTACCTCGGTCTTCAAGCCGTTCTACTTCGAGGCGGGAAAGCTCCCGGACGTCGGCCCAGAGCCGACCGGCAGGTTCGATAAATCAACCCTCTGGTGGCGCCACGAAAGGCTCCACAGGGAGGTAATCAAGGACTACCCGAAAAGGATGAAAGCCTACCGGGACGAGAGGGACAGGCTCGAGGCGGAATTCCTGAAGGAGAGCGAAGAGCTCCTCAAGGGCGCCTCGAAGGGAAAAGGGGAAGAGTTTTCTAAGAAGCTCTACGCCTTCTCGGAGAACTGCTTCAAAAGGGCGGGGGAGGCGGAGGACAAGTGGATTGAAACCGTGAGGTCGATGCCGATAGAGAAAAAAGCAAATTTTGTCTATTCCAGCTACTGGAAAAAGCAGTCGAAGAAGGCGGGGATACAGGCCTGA
- a CDS encoding patatin-like phospholipase family protein produces MKRIVFMTIILLLFAVSFISCSVIPDIFTINKLPEKVDEKFSAADDGDFFFAISVSGGGSRAAVWTSSVLYELYKEVKLPDGRSVLDEVDYISCVSGGSLASAYYCMRKPVVDTREKKEYDIFFDNYTEDMRRNFEKEIVSIYKPWQWKRVFLKATDKGVILQRVFDRMLTERGTKNFRDLHERQLKVQCPTIIINGTVMDNGSKFLFTTLRRSDFLFNTFSKTEVPEETAAAWEYILPVKEEEGAMFAGDIGQSIGNMRVSRAVMGSASIPLLFGPIIIEGETKKMPGKMTYFHINDGGIADNLGLETVIQLMLNRFSDPNKRYRGGLVLIIDAGHLIDPKDSTCSIEEFTTGKILGRSLDIFDYRHKYFIYYNILLLQQNPAFRNVRFVYLSPYLPYLKDKDNGNDEDNCSDKDNDKDKDNGEKELKKIGTRFKIDPKSAKLLDDLAKEVVGDMKETILLNFEGKDAPRK; encoded by the coding sequence ATGAAGCGTATAGTTTTTATGACGATTATTCTTCTCCTCTTTGCAGTATCGTTCATATCCTGCAGCGTCATTCCGGATATATTCACGATAAATAAATTGCCCGAAAAGGTTGATGAAAAATTCTCCGCCGCCGATGACGGGGACTTCTTCTTTGCGATTTCCGTTTCCGGCGGAGGAAGCCGGGCCGCTGTCTGGACCTCGTCGGTCCTGTACGAGCTCTACAAAGAGGTAAAGCTCCCCGACGGAAGGAGCGTGCTGGACGAGGTCGACTACATATCGTGCGTTTCCGGGGGGAGCCTCGCCTCGGCGTACTACTGCATGAGAAAGCCCGTGGTCGATACAAGGGAAAAGAAAGAATATGATATTTTCTTCGATAACTACACCGAAGACATGAGGAGGAACTTTGAAAAGGAGATCGTCTCCATATACAAGCCGTGGCAGTGGAAGAGGGTATTCCTCAAGGCGACGGATAAGGGGGTGATACTGCAGAGGGTTTTCGATAGAATGCTCACGGAAAGAGGGACAAAAAACTTCCGAGATCTTCACGAGAGACAGCTCAAGGTGCAGTGCCCCACAATCATAATAAATGGGACGGTTATGGACAACGGCTCCAAATTCCTCTTCACAACGCTGAGAAGGTCAGACTTCTTATTTAATACCTTCTCTAAAACAGAGGTGCCTGAAGAGACGGCGGCCGCATGGGAGTATATCTTGCCCGTCAAAGAGGAGGAGGGCGCCATGTTCGCCGGAGATATCGGCCAATCGATAGGTAATATGAGGGTCTCGAGGGCGGTGATGGGGTCCGCCAGCATACCCCTCCTCTTTGGGCCGATCATCATTGAGGGCGAAACGAAGAAGATGCCGGGGAAGATGACATACTTCCACATCAACGACGGCGGCATCGCCGACAATCTGGGCCTCGAAACCGTAATCCAGCTCATGTTAAATAGGTTCAGCGATCCGAATAAGAGATACAGGGGGGGGCTCGTGCTCATCATCGACGCCGGCCACCTAATCGACCCCAAGGACTCGACGTGCTCCATAGAAGAGTTCACCACCGGAAAAATCCTGGGCAGGAGCCTCGACATCTTCGATTATCGCCATAAATACTTTATCTACTACAACATCCTTCTTTTACAGCAGAACCCCGCCTTTAGAAACGTCCGCTTCGTCTACCTCTCTCCATACCTCCCATACCTCAAAGATAAAGACAATGGTAACGATGAAGATAATTGTAGCGATAAAGACAATGACAAAGATAAAGATAATGGTGAAAAGGAGCTCAAGAAGATCGGGACGAGATTCAAGATCGATCCCAAATCGGCCAAGCTCCTCGACGACTTGGCAAAGGAAGTCGTCGGAGATATGAAAGAGACTATCCTCCTGAACTTCGAAGGTAAGGATGCCCCTCGAAAATAG
- a CDS encoding CBS domain-containing protein: MKKKTISDLLKEKGASILSINENVDVGEAVAVMNVEKVGSLLVKDDSGSYTGIITERDLLTHLGTCSEDLCTYKVKEIMSKDLICASPDDTLDKASNVMIENRIRHLPIVSKKEVVGVISMKDIVNFIRSGLEEETKYLRDYITDEYPR; the protein is encoded by the coding sequence ATGAAAAAGAAGACAATTTCCGATCTCCTCAAGGAAAAGGGTGCCTCGATCCTCTCGATCAACGAGAACGTGGACGTGGGCGAGGCCGTGGCCGTGATGAACGTTGAAAAGGTGGGATCGCTTCTGGTGAAGGACGATTCGGGCAGCTACACAGGGATTATTACCGAGAGGGACCTCCTGACGCATCTCGGCACCTGCTCCGAAGACCTCTGCACCTATAAGGTCAAGGAGATCATGAGCAAAGACCTGATCTGCGCCTCTCCCGATGACACCCTGGACAAGGCGAGCAACGTCATGATTGAGAACAGAATCCGTCATCTTCCCATAGTATCGAAAAAGGAGGTCGTCGGGGTGATCTCGATGAAGGACATCGTAAACTTTATCAGGTCGGGCCTCGAGGAGGAGACCAAGTATCTGAGGGATTACATAACGGACGAGTACCCGAGATAA
- a CDS encoding alpha/beta hydrolase, protein MKSYKRGFIRSLRPMILLSMTIFVALACSYTPKIVDANGLVSERSIARIEKVNLGGVDQWIVMRGTDVGNPVLLFIHGGPGVPTTPSVIKDNGDLESDFVVVTWDQRGAGKSYSKDIPPESMTVEQIISDAHELVQYLKKKFNTDKIYIVGHSWGSILGMYLIDRYPGDFYAYVGIGQCVDGARNEALSYDFTLRTAEKTNNRKALKELNRIGPPKDGLYKNGCDDLLVQRKWLTKFGGACYGKSSYRSLYITYIFNEEYTIFDSLNVMKGLKFSLPLMWEDVMKIDFMTEIEEVEVPVYFMIGRHDWNTPFELAEEYFEALKAPKKEFIWFERSAHSPCFEEPERFNRLMVEKVKAETYKR, encoded by the coding sequence ATGAAAAGTTATAAACGCGGTTTTATACGATCGCTTCGACCGATGATCCTTTTGTCGATGACTATTTTTGTCGCCTTGGCGTGCAGCTATACGCCGAAGATCGTCGATGCAAACGGACTGGTTTCCGAGAGGAGCATCGCCAGGATAGAGAAGGTGAACCTCGGCGGGGTGGATCAGTGGATTGTAATGAGGGGCACCGATGTGGGGAATCCGGTGCTTCTCTTCATCCACGGAGGGCCGGGTGTGCCCACAACCCCCAGTGTGATCAAGGACAACGGCGATCTGGAGTCCGATTTCGTGGTGGTCACCTGGGATCAGAGGGGGGCCGGTAAATCGTATTCAAAGGATATACCGCCGGAGTCGATGACCGTGGAGCAGATCATCTCGGACGCCCATGAGCTTGTCCAGTATCTGAAGAAAAAGTTCAATACCGACAAAATATATATTGTCGGCCACTCCTGGGGGAGCATCCTCGGAATGTATCTGATAGACAGATACCCCGGGGATTTCTACGCCTACGTGGGTATCGGCCAGTGCGTGGACGGCGCGAGAAACGAGGCGCTCTCGTACGATTTCACGCTGCGGACGGCGGAAAAGACCAATAACAGAAAAGCGCTGAAAGAGCTGAATAGGATAGGCCCACCGAAAGACGGCCTTTACAAAAACGGTTGTGACGATCTCCTCGTTCAAAGAAAGTGGCTTACGAAATTCGGGGGAGCTTGCTATGGCAAAAGCAGTTATAGAAGTTTATATATAACATATATCTTCAATGAGGAGTATACGATATTTGATTCGCTTAACGTTATGAAGGGGCTGAAATTCTCTCTTCCTCTGATGTGGGAGGATGTGATGAAGATAGACTTCATGACCGAGATCGAAGAGGTGGAAGTCCCCGTCTACTTCATGATCGGCAGGCACGACTGGAACACCCCCTTTGAGCTCGCCGAGGAATATTTCGAGGCGCTTAAAGCTCCAAAGAAGGAGTTCATCTGGTTTGAAAGATCAGCCCACAGCCCGTGTTTCGAGGAGCCTGAGAGATTCAACAGACTTATGGTGGAAAAGGTCAAGGCCGAGACGTATAAACGGTGA
- a CDS encoding anaerobic sulfatase maturase, whose translation MPSLYLLLKPSSHLCNLSCDYCFYKRVADVYPVGKMMTVETAEAIIRKTLEMGARHNSFTWQGGEPTLMGLDFYREVCRLQDKYRSPGQVVENSLQTNGVVIDDSWADFLKQRNFLVGLSLDGPRDIHDRYRKDNAGKGTYGRVMKAANLLRERGVPFNILVLLTDINAGKPEEIYRFLLDNDFTHLQFIPCLEYDEGGRPLPYSITGEQLGEFHTRLFDLWMEEGFFKVSIRIFEDIFIYLLDGRKTSCGWLERCGSYFLVEHNGDTYPCDFFVYPEWRLGNIVEDRVEELLASPLRFRFGEMKAELNVKCKTCPHLAFCRGDCTKFRWDGLSVTSGYDNISTFCAARKMLLNHIEPHIEEVRRRVALVRSGEIDPSGLTFQNVKRNDPCPCRSGRKYKKCCGR comes from the coding sequence ATCCCGAGCCTATATCTCCTCCTAAAGCCCTCCTCCCACCTCTGCAACCTGAGCTGCGATTACTGCTTCTACAAGCGTGTGGCCGACGTCTACCCTGTGGGCAAGATGATGACGGTCGAGACGGCCGAGGCGATCATCAGAAAGACCCTCGAGATGGGGGCACGCCACAACTCCTTCACTTGGCAGGGGGGCGAGCCGACTCTTATGGGACTCGACTTCTACAGGGAGGTCTGCCGTCTTCAGGACAAATATAGGTCGCCGGGGCAGGTCGTCGAGAACTCGCTGCAGACAAACGGGGTCGTTATCGACGATTCGTGGGCCGATTTCTTGAAGCAGAGGAACTTCCTCGTGGGTTTGTCGCTTGACGGCCCCAGGGATATCCACGACCGTTACAGAAAGGACAACGCCGGCAAGGGGACGTACGGGAGGGTAATGAAGGCCGCAAACCTTCTGAGGGAGAGGGGCGTCCCGTTCAACATCCTCGTCCTGTTGACCGACATAAACGCGGGAAAGCCGGAGGAGATATACAGGTTTCTTCTCGACAACGACTTTACACACCTCCAGTTCATCCCCTGTTTGGAATACGACGAGGGGGGAAGGCCCCTACCGTACTCCATAACGGGGGAGCAGCTTGGGGAGTTTCACACCCGCCTCTTCGATCTCTGGATGGAGGAGGGATTCTTCAAGGTATCGATCAGGATCTTCGAGGACATCTTCATCTACCTCCTCGACGGAAGAAAGACCTCCTGCGGGTGGCTGGAGAGGTGCGGCTCGTACTTCCTCGTGGAGCACAACGGCGACACCTACCCCTGCGACTTCTTCGTATACCCGGAGTGGAGGCTCGGAAACATCGTTGAAGACCGGGTGGAGGAGCTACTGGCAAGCCCCCTGAGGTTCAGGTTTGGAGAGATGAAGGCGGAGCTGAACGTAAAGTGTAAAACCTGTCCCCATCTCGCCTTCTGCCGGGGCGACTGCACCAAGTTCCGGTGGGATGGCTTGTCCGTCACATCCGGATACGACAACATCTCGACCTTCTGCGCGGCGAGGAAGATGCTCCTTAACCACATCGAGCCGCACATCGAGGAGGTAAGGCGGAGGGTAGCCTTGGTGAGGAGCGGAGAGATCGATCCGTCGGGGCTAACGTTTCAAAACGTAAAGAGAAACGACCCGTGCCCCTGCAGGAGCGGCAGGAAATACAAGAAGTGCTGCGGAAGGTAA
- a CDS encoding thermonuclease family protein, which translates to MSDVMIFWDPMGQQLDSVGTTKYIRATDGDTPYVSTSIRLLSIETPEVHYPGNQRPSNQNGNLAQLAEWIKEGKAPIEKELGKFLLPKLETGKAGTLQEDQGEEASRKFTDMVEEKLKRPSGKPRSVFIMAADEHFDQYGRLLAYMAPSYSAEERETMTREERATFNLLMIKSGWAASMMIYPSLPRHVDLVMFYEAANKAYKGKAGCWSDKKSLTGYEFRMCVKLFNITKNIVEGSKMSTADRYAWISRYCVDMTTRKIYNPQDYIKVEPFKRIFVWPDDVSEAVGTMNLLPGD; encoded by the coding sequence ATGTCTGACGTTATGATATTTTGGGACCCTATGGGACAGCAGCTTGATTCGGTGGGAACGACGAAGTATATTAGGGCAACGGACGGTGATACTCCTTACGTATCGACATCCATCAGGTTGTTGAGCATCGAAACACCGGAGGTCCACTATCCCGGGAACCAGAGGCCCTCTAATCAGAATGGAAACCTGGCCCAGCTGGCGGAGTGGATAAAAGAGGGGAAGGCCCCCATCGAAAAGGAGCTCGGCAAGTTTCTCCTGCCGAAGCTCGAGACGGGGAAGGCGGGGACCCTCCAGGAGGACCAGGGTGAGGAGGCATCCCGGAAGTTCACCGATATGGTGGAAGAGAAACTGAAAAGGCCAAGCGGCAAACCGAGGAGCGTCTTCATTATGGCCGCCGACGAGCATTTCGATCAGTACGGCAGGCTTTTGGCCTACATGGCGCCTTCGTACAGCGCGGAGGAGAGAGAGACCATGACGAGGGAGGAGCGGGCAACATTCAACCTGCTGATGATAAAATCGGGCTGGGCGGCGTCCATGATGATCTATCCCAGCCTCCCGAGGCACGTTGACCTTGTGATGTTCTACGAGGCCGCAAATAAGGCGTACAAGGGAAAGGCGGGATGCTGGTCCGACAAAAAGTCCCTGACAGGATACGAATTCAGGATGTGCGTGAAGCTCTTTAACATAACAAAAAATATCGTAGAGGGGAGCAAGATGAGCACGGCGGACAGATATGCATGGATAAGCCGCTACTGCGTCGATATGACGACGAGGAAGATCTACAATCCGCAGGATTACATCAAGGTCGAGCCCTTCAAGCGCATCTTCGTATGGCCCGACGACGTCTCCGAGGCGGTCGGAACAATGAACCTGCTCCCTGGGGATTGA
- a CDS encoding thiamine-binding protein — protein MTHISCEVSLYPFVKDEPFEPIRTFIKSVKESGLSIHTGPMSSHIEGDLEKVFDVLKGTFGDACESGPVVMVMKVSNTCPPWHEPK, from the coding sequence ATGACCCATATATCTTGTGAGGTGAGCCTTTACCCGTTCGTGAAAGACGAGCCGTTCGAGCCGATACGAACCTTTATCAAGAGCGTCAAGGAGTCGGGGCTTTCGATCCACACAGGACCGATGAGCTCCCATATCGAGGGCGATCTGGAAAAGGTCTTCGATGTCCTTAAGGGCACGTTCGGCGACGCCTGTGAGAGTGGCCCCGTTGTCATGGTGATGAAGGTCTCCAACACCTGCCCCCCCTGGCATGAGCCGAAATAA
- a CDS encoding methylglyoxal synthase, translating into MRKKKRIALVAHDARKRDLLEWAQFNRLTLSKHDLFGTGTTGRMIEEELGLKISSLNSGPLGGDQQIGAMIVNGEIDFMIFFWDPLASHPHDPDVKALLRIGVLFNIPVACNRSTADFMISSHLMGEDYERTLIDFSSRIKREVPKL; encoded by the coding sequence ATAAGGAAAAAGAAGAGGATAGCGCTTGTGGCCCACGACGCCCGCAAGAGGGACCTCCTGGAGTGGGCGCAGTTCAACAGGCTTACGCTCTCGAAACACGATCTTTTCGGGACCGGCACCACCGGCAGGATGATAGAGGAGGAGTTGGGACTAAAAATAAGCTCCTTAAACAGCGGCCCACTGGGTGGAGACCAGCAGATAGGGGCCATGATCGTCAATGGTGAGATCGACTTTATGATCTTTTTCTGGGACCCCCTTGCCTCGCACCCCCACGACCCGGACGTAAAGGCGCTCCTCAGGATCGGGGTGCTCTTCAACATCCCCGTGGCGTGCAACCGCTCCACGGCGGACTTCATGATTTCTTCCCACCTGATGGGAGAGGATTACGAGAGAACGCTGATAGATTTCAGCTCAAGGATAAAGAGGGAGGTGCCGAAGCTGTAA
- a CDS encoding class I SAM-dependent methyltransferase yields the protein MDNIDSAENPFDNRKVAESYEAYFETERGKEIDTEEKSLIRSLVGGGGGRRLLDAGCGTGYFGRFFIDLGYNVTGLDPSRAMLLEAKRKGGVRCILGDAHDLPFPDRSFSGAALFTVIEFVDDPETVIDELIRVSDKSIFIAFLNRWGPLNVKRYIKNQLGGKDLFAAARFYSFSQIRRMIVRSAEKAKRRCEIKWGGALGPRLISTKLTRALFSEFILIRADLDT from the coding sequence ATGGATAATATTGATAGTGCAGAGAATCCCTTCGACAACAGGAAAGTCGCGGAGTCTTACGAGGCCTACTTTGAAACGGAGAGGGGAAAAGAGATAGACACGGAAGAGAAAAGTCTCATCCGCTCCCTCGTGGGTGGGGGCGGCGGCAGGAGGCTCCTCGATGCAGGGTGCGGAACCGGTTACTTCGGCCGGTTCTTTATCGATCTCGGCTACAATGTGACAGGCCTCGACCCCTCCAGGGCGATGCTCCTCGAGGCGAAAAGGAAGGGTGGCGTAAGATGTATCCTCGGAGACGCCCACGATCTGCCGTTCCCAGACCGCTCCTTTTCAGGGGCGGCCCTCTTTACAGTCATCGAATTTGTGGATGATCCCGAGACGGTTATCGATGAGCTTATCAGGGTCTCCGACAAATCCATTTTTATCGCTTTTCTGAACAGATGGGGCCCCCTGAACGTCAAGAGGTACATAAAAAACCAATTGGGGGGAAAGGACCTGTTCGCCGCGGCCCGCTTCTACTCTTTTAGCCAAATCCGCAGGATGATCGTAAGGTCGGCCGAAAAAGCGAAAAGGAGGTGCGAGATCAAATGGGGGGGAGCGCTGGGGCCGAGGTTAATCTCGACGAAGCTAACGAGGGCCCTCTTTTCCGAGTTCATCCTGATAAGGGCCGACCTCGATACCTGA
- a CDS encoding patatin-like phospholipase family protein, with translation MPKTFLSRLVVSTLTILLLTGCAHIAPSRLVYRQPEPVKNEVWKHDDGDYFLAVTVSTGGSRSAVWSAAVLRELFKQVELDEDRSILDEVDYISCVSSGSLSSAYYCLKKPLHENKDEEDYDEFFKEFIGEMSRNIEKSVFFRPRLWSRILTSPMEKAFFLKNDFNLYYLSGLTFEYLQKRTERGDTPVLIVNGTVMNSGDKFLFTTLHRSNFAAGSEGYLKGFRPTPIGNSNVPFENKIYSTLYAEDLGISIRDMKISWAIASSISAPPLIGPVPLMNRKKLLKKPGAYFHISDGGVCDPLGLETVLQLLENRINVDEKDYRGAMIIVIDARRRINQNDTIVSENIKAKELTSRTNLIYSGQAMYLTYVTYMLSLQNEELKKVKIVHISPYVIDDKELIEEFEKIPTRLRIKKKDVEILEKAAVKVVGKVRDEIIKNFGGE, from the coding sequence ATGCCAAAAACATTTCTCTCTCGCCTTGTCGTATCGACTCTTACCATTTTGCTGCTGACCGGGTGCGCTCATATTGCGCCGTCCAGGCTTGTATACAGGCAGCCGGAGCCTGTAAAAAATGAGGTCTGGAAACACGACGACGGCGATTACTTTCTGGCCGTGACGGTATCGACCGGCGGGAGCAGGAGCGCCGTGTGGAGCGCCGCGGTCTTGAGGGAGCTCTTCAAACAGGTGGAGCTTGATGAGGACAGGAGCATCCTTGACGAGGTGGACTACATATCGTGTGTCTCCTCCGGCAGCCTGTCGTCGGCGTACTACTGCCTCAAAAAGCCCCTCCACGAAAACAAGGACGAAGAGGACTACGATGAGTTCTTCAAGGAATTCATAGGTGAGATGAGCAGAAACATCGAAAAGAGCGTTTTCTTTAGGCCAAGGCTCTGGTCTCGGATACTGACCTCCCCGATGGAAAAGGCCTTCTTTTTGAAGAATGACTTTAACCTCTACTATTTGTCAGGCCTTACATTTGAATATCTCCAGAAGAGGACGGAGAGGGGGGACACGCCCGTTCTCATCGTCAACGGGACGGTTATGAACAGCGGCGACAAGTTCCTCTTCACGACGCTTCACCGCTCCAACTTCGCAGCCGGCAGCGAAGGCTATCTGAAAGGGTTCAGACCCACACCAATAGGAAATAGCAATGTCCCCTTTGAGAACAAGATATATTCAACCCTCTACGCGGAAGACCTCGGCATCTCCATTCGCGACATGAAGATATCGTGGGCTATTGCGTCTTCCATCAGCGCGCCTCCGTTAATAGGCCCGGTTCCCCTGATGAACCGTAAAAAGCTCCTTAAAAAGCCCGGGGCTTACTTCCACATAAGCGACGGCGGGGTCTGCGATCCCCTCGGCCTTGAAACCGTGCTGCAGCTCCTCGAAAACCGCATCAACGTGGACGAAAAAGATTACAGGGGGGCGATGATCATCGTGATAGACGCCCGCCGCAGGATCAATCAGAATGACACCATAGTCTCCGAGAATATCAAGGCGAAGGAGCTGACCTCTCGGACTAACCTGATATACTCGGGTCAAGCGATGTACCTGACTTACGTCACTTATATGCTCTCCCTGCAAAACGAGGAGCTCAAAAAAGTCAAGATTGTTCACATATCCCCTTACGTCATCGATGACAAAGAACTCATCGAGGAATTTGAGAAGATCCCCACACGGCTGAGAATCAAGAAGAAGGACGTTGAAATCCTTGAGAAGGCGGCTGTAAAAGTCGTGGGGAAGGTCAGGGACGAGATTATCAAGAACTTTGGGGGGGAGTAG
- a CDS encoding C_GCAxxG_C_C family protein yields the protein MSRTEDAVSQFEKGYNCAQAILSTYGVELGIDLESALRLSCGFGGGMARMAETCGAVTGAFMVLGLKFPSSKGGDFDAKEKTYEAVHRFAEKFNAKNGSIVCRDLLGCDIGTEEGRSLAVDNQLFYTKCPGFVRFAAEIIEEML from the coding sequence ATGAGCAGGACGGAAGATGCGGTTTCTCAATTTGAAAAGGGTTACAACTGCGCCCAGGCGATCCTGTCGACGTACGGGGTGGAGCTCGGCATCGACCTCGAAAGTGCGCTCAGATTATCCTGCGGGTTTGGCGGGGGGATGGCCAGAATGGCGGAAACATGCGGGGCGGTGACCGGCGCCTTCATGGTGCTGGGGCTGAAGTTCCCTTCCTCGAAGGGTGGAGATTTCGACGCAAAGGAAAAGACCTACGAAGCGGTCCACCGGTTCGCGGAAAAATTCAACGCGAAAAACGGGTCCATCGTCTGTAGAGATCTACTTGGTTGCGACATCGGAACGGAAGAGGGGCGGAGTCTCGCCGTCGACAATCAGCTTTTTTACACCAAGTGCCCGGGGTTTGTCAGGTTTGCGGCGGAGATCATCGAAGAGATGCTTTAG
- a CDS encoding bacteriophage holin, with protein sequence MKLNVRAFALMCAIVWAAAVLLYTWWIIILEGATGEITMIGRIYIGYKISVTGSLIGAAWGFFDGLIGGFIIAWLYNLLTDKMPTVKKG encoded by the coding sequence ATGAAGCTGAACGTTAGGGCCTTTGCGCTTATGTGCGCGATTGTCTGGGCGGCCGCCGTTCTCCTCTACACCTGGTGGATCATAATTTTGGAGGGGGCCACTGGGGAGATCACTATGATCGGCCGTATCTACATCGGATACAAGATCAGCGTCACCGGGAGTCTTATAGGGGCGGCCTGGGGATTCTTCGACGGCCTGATCGGGGGATTCATCATCGCCTGGCTCTACAATTTGCTCACAGACAAAATGCCGACCGTGAAAAAGGGTTGA
- a CDS encoding lysoplasmalogenase, which produces MFPYVYIIPFLAIFVAVLVTSELKKVKKGTYATKPVATLLVILTALLSFKVPETTRQYTLLIVIGLVFCFGGDMALMFMESKKAFLIGLVLFLLGHVVYAVTFLIYGGDSSHLLLTALVLFVIGVFIYAFLYPGLGKMKVPVAFYILIISAMVAAAAASLFSASVPKTVAWLITIGSVLFWVSDIVLGVNRFRIPLKYDRLSLIAYYSGQFLIAVSTYYFVS; this is translated from the coding sequence ATGTTCCCTTATGTGTATATTATCCCGTTTCTCGCAATATTCGTTGCCGTCCTCGTTACATCCGAGCTGAAAAAGGTGAAAAAGGGGACCTACGCCACCAAGCCGGTGGCGACGCTGTTGGTCATTTTGACGGCCCTCCTGTCGTTTAAGGTTCCCGAGACAACCCGCCAGTACACGCTTCTTATCGTAATCGGCCTAGTCTTCTGCTTCGGCGGCGACATGGCGCTGATGTTCATGGAGTCGAAGAAGGCGTTCCTTATAGGGCTTGTCCTGTTTCTTCTGGGCCACGTCGTCTACGCCGTTACGTTTCTTATTTACGGCGGCGACTCCTCTCATCTTCTGCTGACGGCCCTCGTTCTATTCGTGATCGGTGTATTTATATATGCCTTTCTCTATCCCGGACTTGGCAAGATGAAGGTTCCAGTCGCCTTTTACATCTTAATAATCTCGGCGATGGTTGCGGCGGCGGCAGCCAGCCTCTTTTCGGCGTCGGTTCCGAAGACTGTCGCGTGGCTTATTACGATCGGCAGCGTACTCTTCTGGGTCTCCGATATTGTTCTGGGTGTAAACAGGTTCAGGATCCCGTTGAAATACGACCGCCTCTCGCTTATCGCCTACTACTCGGGGCAGTTTTTGATCGCCGTATCGACCTACTACTTCGTCTCGTAG